The DNA sequence CTGACACATGGAAAACAACTttacacagatgtttttttctcttgtatACTAAATGGGCAGGAGATTTTTGCCTAACAACGTTTTTACATTattcttgatttatttttaaattttatagcgAACTACCTGTAGTGATAATAAACTGCAGTGTGAAATGGACCTTCTGGAATATAGGGCACACTACAAAGCCTCCCATGGTCTGTTCAATTGCTTGTAGCCGGTGAAATCAACAACATGctgttttctgatattttgcACACAATAGCATCATCTACTGGATTTGTCTGCTTCACCAACGTCACACCACCTTCTGAAACGGTTCACTAGAGGGTGCCATACACAAATTCAATGCAGAAACTGCATTGCAGAGTGAATCATTCTACCACAGTGTCATATTTCATTAAACTCCCCATTATGTGTCATCATTACATTTCTTTCAGCAGTGCTTTCATCACTGCTATACAAATGTATTGTGCTATGCATTGTAGCagttttaaattgaaatgaCTATAAGTGCAATGTGGCTCTATCTCCATGAAGTGTGCCATCTGTTGACTTATGAGCTTAAATTATCTTgtgatttggaaaaaataacattgagcACAAGAATAATATGTTTGAAGAAAGATTGATAACCAacataaaaatttaaaaaaaaagcattttcctTTTGCTGCTTAGAGCAGCAGGTGCTTTAAATGTGTAAAGcctcattcacacattcattaaATTATATTGCAGCACTTTGCGGGGGACTTCATTGGCAACCATTCACatgaaaaaagagcaaaataaaatcaaaaatgaaaattacaaaataagttTATTCATATAAACAACTACAAAATTCTATTAAAATGGGTACTTTGCAGCGGGAGACAAATTGCTATGATATGGTATTACATTGTTTCACAAAAGCAATatcaaaacacatacaaacaaaaatttATTAAATCTGTATTCTTCAAATAGCTCTTCTGCTTTGACTAAGTTTATAGAGCTCGCTCTGTTTGTAAGAGGAGGCACAACTTTCCTGAGATTCACCGTTTTTTGGATTTGGTCAAACTTGCATGACATTATTTCTAAGTTTATCCTTCACTGTGTATAGTCACACAGCCTCCCACACAGACATGCCCCATATGGCCTCTTATTTACAAAGTATTTTGGAGCTGTGAAGACAGACTGACACTGCATAGATGATTCATTCACACCATCAGAAACATGGAGTAattcttatttatttcagaGCTCCCAGTGTGATCGAGTCCTTCCCCTCGGAGGAATATGGGAGTGAGGATCGTTTTGCGGTGGCATAGGAGGCGTTTGAAGGGGCGGAGGAGGTGGCGGAGGAGGGTAAACGAGGCAGAGTGGATGTAGAGGAAGGAAGTGGATGAGCATGTCTGTCAGGAGGGCAGTAACCCGGAGAGGAAGACCTGCCCTTGCTTtgcaggctgctgctgctgctgctctgcataGGAGAGCTGGACGTTTTTGGGCCTCGGGTCAGAGACGAcgtggaggagctggagagagGTGAGGTCCTCATGCCATAACCGAGGATGCCTGTACTCATCAGAAACTCCCGGGAGCCGTAGGCTGGAGGAGTTGGTCCACGAGAGCCTGGAGGTCGGATGTTATCTGGTGGTAGACTCCTCCTGCTGGGGATGTCATAGATCCCAACATCTGGGCCATAGAGGGCCTGGGATCTGGCTTGGAGACGCAgcatcctctccctctcctccatctctcgtCTCTCGTGGATAGATGCCATGATAGTTTTTGAAAAGTTGTCATGGCGTGCAGTGGCAGTCTTCTGAGGTGTTAAACCCGGTGGAGTAAGATCGCGAAGGCTGTCTCGAAAACATTGATAGGTCATCTCTCGCATTGCAAGACCAGGAGGGGTGAGGTCTCGGGATGTTACATTTTGGGATGCGTGGTCTTTTGGCATCAGCCCTTTAAAGGCAGGAGAAGGGTCTCTTTCAATGAAACCTTGGAAGGAAGGTGAGGGATCCCTTGAGGTGAGGCCCTGCAAAGAAGGTGATGGGTCTCGAGGCTGAGGAGACTGTCTGGTGACGCCCATAAACACGGGACTGTATCCGTGAGAAGGGGGCTGCTGCAACACAGTCCTGTCTGTGCCCAGAGCCATGAAGTGAGGGTGGTAGCTGGTTGAAGGGGCCCCTCTCTGAGCTAGGAACTGAGGGTCTGCAGGGTTAATAAGGTCATAGGAGAGGCTGCTGTTGTGGTTGGCCAGCAGGCTGGAAGAGCTGATGATGCCCGTTGGTGGGGGGTTGCTTCCCAAACTGTCACCATGCATGGCAGGTAGCTGGGATTTGCTGCTGTGGCGACTGCTGTGTTTGAGGGTGAGAGAGCGGGAGTTAAGAGTGAGAGAGTTGAGCTCCACCGAGCTGGAGATGGTTTTGGTCTGGACAGGAAGGCCGGCCTGCTGCCTGCCTCTCCCAGGGCTTTCCTTAGTCTCAGAACAGAGGTCAGAACCTTTGTGGTTTCCTTGCTGCTCTGATGTCTTCAGcaactaaacaacaaaaaccagaCGGCAATGTCTGTCAGACAAGGATCAAAACCAGGACTTGAATACTGAGAATTACGctcaaacaacataaaaaatgtgttgactgAAAAGCACCTGCTCTGGAGGAATGGGGGACGAGCCTCTGGATATGGCTTCCAGGACTGGCCTTAGCTGCGGCACAGTAGGAATGGATACAGGAATGATAGATTTGGTATGGTGTCCCATctctggaaaagaaaacacttttgtaGTGACTTATAAAATCCAAAATTCATACTGAATCCAGACTTACAGCTGAGCAATGACACAAAGTATGTAAAGTATGAGGCTGGTGACACTATATTTATGGtattgtcaataaataaataaaaacttgtttttaagattaattcattgttggttttggtattttcatttgattttttaacaataagaaaaatagaaaatctcCCCAGATGTATCCTTAAATGGCAATCAATTTATCCTTAATGTTTCCTATCTTTGCCTCTATACAAGTCTGGTTATCGCAGTATGTATGCATCATCCTACAGTACCATCCATAACAGTGAGTTGGCTTTTCAGCAGGCCGTGGTCTGGTTTTGGTGGCAGCGGTGGTAGAGTTTTCAGTTGTTCGATGTCCGATAGCTCGACAGCTCCGGCTGAGGTTCGCTGGCAGGAGAAAGAAACATGACAGTTCTTGACAATTGATGTCACAATCATTCGATAATGTGTGAGAGAATATTCAACTTTGAATTTGACATGTCATTTGTTCATGCATACTTTATTTTGGAGGTCCTGAGTCTGTATCCCGTTGTCCCTGCCTTTCACTAGCCTCTGCCTGTCGATCTCTGGTCTCAGGAATGGAGGCTGAATCTGGATCACTGTTTTCTTACATGGCCTCGATGTGTAGCTGTGATCACACGACAAACAGGGACTCAGCCAATAAGTTATAAGGATTGCTGACAAACCGGAGATTAAGTAGAAGAAATGGCTCTTACTTTGGAGAGATGGGGCTGCAAAACAGATACTCCAGGTTGTTGCAACAACCTCGAGTGAAAGGATTAACTCCCCCTTGAAACTTCCCAGTTACCTGTTGGATCGTAAAAAGATAAACATACATCTGTATATAATTCATTATTGTACAGATGTAAACGTCatcaaaataacacaatttttaAGTCTTAAAAATCTGCTTTATTGATAGAATTTCCAATCAAATCAAACTGACTTGTTCATTGGTGGTGCTTCCTCTGGACACCAGGTACAAGTGGAATCCAGTGAGACCCAGGACCGGGATAAGAAACAGACCAGATATACTGATCACTACCAAACTGTATATGCTGTCAAGGAAAACTGCTTCATATTAGTCCCAGTTGAAAAGAATTGTATCCGTTTAAATGGATAAATGCATAGATCAACGCACAGACCCATGCAGTATTGTGCATACACAGCATGTGTGTATAAGGATACGTGACAGTGCAGTGCAGCTTCCATAATGCGTCTATGTGGTGCAGGACGTATATGAGGCCAAAAGTGAAGACACCGATCATGTGAACTGTCAGTGACaacagaaacaggaagaagTAGCGGTAGTTTCGCCTCCCAATGCAGTTGTTCACCCAGGGACAGTGATGGTCAAAGTCCTGAAGTGAGATTGCaggaaaagataaataaaaaaattaaagagccaaaagaaaaatacacatgacACACTGAATAATAATCAGCAGAACTGAAAGTCTTGTATTGGttaaaactaaatctaaatACACTTTGTTTAACGCAGGCTTTCTGAGCCTTTTTCAAATTGCATTTACATTGAGACTACAAAGGATCTCAGAAAAGGATTAACCTGATTATTGAGATCTTTCTCCCTCCATCGCAGTCATCATTTATTCTGCAGAAATCCCCTTTATTGACTTTCCCCACACAAACCGCTACACTCACACATAAGCACTACTCACATTTCTCTCCCAATCTGTCCTTTCATGCCCTTATCCCTCATTTCCcccatttaaattgttttgtttcctcCCTAGTATGTAGTTTTTCTTACTAAAAGTGCCAATGCCATGTCTCTTCTCGGCTTTGAATCTGTCCATGCACTGACCTCCACACAGTGATCACAGACGCTGCAGTGGGAGCAGCGTGGAGGTCTGTAGAAATGACACGAAGCACACCACTTCATGCGCACCTGGACCCCCTTCACATCCACGTTCTTGTACAGTGGAGCGCGGAACTCATCATCCTTGTCTTCGTCCTCGTTTGCTGGAAAACAATATGTGAAATtggttaaatttaaaacaaatagaatcttcacaaataaaagaaatactgtaaGAATGACATCACTTTGATTACTAACCAACTGGGAGCACACCAGCATCCATAAAGGTTGCCATGGTGAAGTTGGCCagcacaaaaaggaaaaggatgGCACAGCATGGTGGCACAGCAGGGCAGATGGTCACAGCTAGCCACGGGCATCTGaatacacagaaaaatgtaatgttttactGTACACTGTTTTTAAGCCTTGCAAGTATCCATCCCTTAGAGGCTGAGATTATTAATAAAGATTTTAAGGGATACTCTTTATGCCATTCATTGTCATGGGAGCAGTGGATCgcaaaagtaattttttacAGTGAAAGATAAGCTTTTCTTAGTGTGCGTTCAACAGTGTCAACAACAAAGGATTAAATGACGGGGGTCTCCTGGCAAAGAGGTTCTGCCCCCAGCAGTTAAGACGTGCAACTAACTGTATCTGTGTTGCACAATTGAGCAAATCTGGACacttaaaagcaaacaaacgtTTGCTTTGTAAAGATCTAGTGGAGTAATGgtgtcctgagcagagaatgaagccAGGTACTGGGAAAAAGTCTGTGAGAGCCGTGTGGAGgcctgcttttttttctattatttcgAGTAGAGCccctttttaaataatgattaaTCATTTAGTATATAGTAGGTCAGGCTATAATAAAAGACGCATGTGGAAGTTTGTTATTCCTATTGTGACACTGAAAATTGCTAATTTTATCcaaaaaaactgtccaaaacTTACATATTCAACTTACAATGGtatataaaacagacaaaagatgCAAATCCTGACATTTGAGAACTTTAAACCAGCAAAAGTCATCCCAATCTAACAGCTTCATTGAGTGATTATATTGATTAGGCAGTTGAAAGTAAATTAATCCAAAGTATTTTTCAAGCAAAGATGCCAGACATTTACCtaaaaatgtaaggattttctgattttctctgttttgtaaGATTGTAAACCGAATATATTTTGGACTGTGGGAGGGGggacaagacattttaaaaggtcaCCTTGGACTTTGGTGAAATGTTGAGAGGTTTTGTTGTTTGCATATTATCAATGCACTGATCATAAACTACAGTCATATATTCATAATTTAAATTGTCCAGTTAAGGAAACGTTAAATGAGTGAATGAGCCAGAAGACAAAATTAAGAATATAAATCAAAATCTGTGGAATTggtgttaaattaaatttagatGCTTCTAAACTGATAACATTATTTCAAACTATTACATTTATCACATTATTGAACGTGTCCTGTCAGAGGATTTAACCAGAATACCATCTTTCATGTTTCTGCTCTTCAAGAACCATCACTCTTCAAcagtctctctctttatttgtgtgtgtgtgtgtgtgtgtNNNNNNNNNNgtgtgtgtgtgtgtgtgtgtgtatgtgtgtgtgtgtaaatagtgAATGGGGGTATGATTCTGTCTCCACTGTGTGAGATTAGAGGGAGGGGTAGTGCAATCAGGTTACAGTGGTagacacagaggaaaagatTCACTGGGTTATATTAACAGTGTTTGATTGAACATCACATGTTTAACCTACATACATAAACTGTATGggaatgtattttctttttggatAATACTTTTTTGGTATGGTACCAGTATAGGTAGAAAAGAAGTATGTACTATGGGACTGTTGAATTGCATAGAATATTCCATGCATTTTCTTTCAGAAAGGACCCCATGGGAAAATTATTGTGAACACATATTAGTGTTTAAACAAAAAGTCTTATCAAAAgttaaaacactgacaaaattAAGATTCATCTGCCTCAATTATGAACTTTATCCTAGCACAGCTCCAATCCCCGATCCCCCCCCGGGTAGTTTAGGCTGTGGGGGAAGGGTCCGCCCGTCGAGAGGAACGCCTGCTGATGCAATGCCAGCTGCAAACCCAGTAATCCCTGGATTAGGATCTCTGGATTACAGACCATTTCTGACAGTCAAGTGAATTCCTCATATTACATACTAAACACACAGATCATGCAGTCACCATATCACACAGCACGCAACTATACATTGTATATCATGACATAAATCCAATCAATGCACTACCGGTAGTGGGACCGGATTCCCTCCTTCAACAGGTGCTGAGGAAAAACTGGAAATAGGACAAGAATGTCTTTGTAGACAAATATAGCAAATTTCTCATAATAAAAATTATGAGGACCTCAAGAGGCAGTAAATGTGTGACAAAAAGATTAAGG is a window from the Etheostoma cragini isolate CJK2018 chromosome 16, CSU_Ecrag_1.0, whole genome shotgun sequence genome containing:
- the zdhhc8a gene encoding probable palmitoyltransferase ZDHHC8, with protein sequence MPASGADSLKASAFIPVCTAACLLLGSTSLFFVFTCPWLAVTICPAVPPCCAILFLFVLANFTMATFMDAGVLPVANEDEDKDDEFRAPLYKNVDVKGVQVRMKWCASCHFYRPPRCSHCSVCDHCVEDFDHHCPWVNNCIGRRNYRYFFLFLLSLTVHMIGVFTFGLIYVLHHIDALWKLHCTVTLVVISISGLFLIPVLGLTGFHLYLVSRGSTTNEQVTGKFQGGVNPFTRGCCNNLEYLFCSPISPNYTSRPCKKTVIQIQPPFLRPEIDRQRLVKGRDNGIQTQDLQNKRTSAGAVELSDIEQLKTLPPLPPKPDHGLLKSQLTVMDEMGHHTKSIIPVSIPTVPQLRPVLEAISRGSSPIPPEQLLKTSEQQGNHKGSDLCSETKESPGRGRQQAGLPVQTKTISSSVELNSLTLNSRSLTLKHSSRHSSKSQLPAMHGDSLGSNPPPTGIISSSSLLANHNSSLSYDLINPADPQFLAQRGAPSTSYHPHFMALGTDRTVLQQPPSHGYSPVFMGVTRQSPQPRDPSPSLQGLTSRDPSPSFQGFIERDPSPAFKGLMPKDHASQNVTSRDLTPPGLAMREMTYQCFRDSLRDLTPPGLTPQKTATARHDNFSKTIMASIHERREMEERERMLRLQARSQALYGPDVGIYDIPSRRSLPPDNIRPPGSRGPTPPAYGSREFLMSTGILGYGMRTSPLSSSSTSSLTRGPKTSSSPMQSSSSSSLQSKGRSSSPGYCPPDRHAHPLPSSTSTLPRLPSSATSSAPSNASYATAKRSSLPYSSEGKDSITLGALK